In one window of Microbacterium sp. PM5 DNA:
- a CDS encoding APC family permease produces MGVWSIVGLGLGYMTPTVVFDTFGNVAVETNNVVPAAYALALVVMGFTAISYGKMVGVIPSAGSAYTYVRESMHPSLGFLVGWTSLIDYLLLPMVNALILRSYMEALFPDIPGWVWVVAFTAGVTGIIYLTMRGTSNVNMILLIFSIVVMAVFVVMVIVQLVQGAGAGTVASVQPFFHPEVEFGAVLAGATIVCFSFIGFDAVTMYAEEAKNPKTMPRAILLTVLVGGAIFLVAAYFTQLRFPAHEAFPPEAIADSTLPEIGSQVGGIVLQSVLTAAGFAATLASWLASHASVARMLLVMGRNGVLPKRFFGYISPRTHTPAFTVVLVGIVSLAAIAFTLDQIVDYINYGALIAFTFVNISVIAWFAVRQGRRRTPRDIINYIVMPAIGMALTGLLWVNLDDHALIVGLIWTGLGLVYLVFLTRGFRRPVVSFDENQPVTGFNKIVEPGPRSQI; encoded by the coding sequence CTGGGAGTCTGGTCCATCGTCGGTCTCGGCCTCGGCTACATGACCCCGACGGTCGTGTTCGACACGTTCGGCAATGTCGCCGTCGAGACCAACAACGTCGTCCCCGCCGCCTACGCGCTCGCCCTCGTCGTCATGGGCTTCACCGCGATCAGCTACGGCAAGATGGTCGGCGTCATCCCGAGCGCCGGCTCCGCGTACACCTACGTCCGCGAGTCGATGCACCCGAGCCTCGGCTTCCTCGTCGGCTGGACGTCGCTCATCGACTACCTGCTGCTGCCGATGGTCAACGCCCTGATCCTGCGCAGCTACATGGAGGCACTCTTCCCCGACATCCCGGGATGGGTGTGGGTCGTGGCCTTCACCGCGGGCGTCACCGGGATCATCTACCTGACGATGCGCGGCACCTCCAACGTCAACATGATCCTGCTGATCTTCTCGATCGTGGTCATGGCGGTGTTCGTCGTCATGGTCATCGTGCAGTTGGTGCAGGGCGCTGGCGCCGGCACGGTCGCCTCCGTGCAGCCGTTCTTCCACCCCGAGGTCGAGTTCGGCGCGGTGCTGGCCGGTGCGACCATCGTCTGCTTCTCGTTCATCGGCTTCGACGCGGTGACGATGTACGCGGAGGAGGCGAAGAACCCGAAAACCATGCCGCGCGCGATCCTGCTGACCGTGCTGGTGGGCGGCGCGATTTTCCTCGTCGCGGCCTACTTCACGCAGCTGCGCTTCCCGGCCCACGAGGCGTTCCCGCCCGAGGCGATCGCCGACTCGACGCTGCCGGAGATCGGCTCGCAGGTCGGCGGCATCGTGCTGCAGTCGGTGCTGACGGCGGCGGGCTTCGCAGCCACGCTGGCGTCGTGGCTCGCCTCGCACGCGTCGGTCGCGCGCATGCTGCTGGTCATGGGCCGCAACGGCGTGCTGCCCAAGCGCTTCTTCGGCTACATCAGTCCGCGCACCCACACACCCGCCTTCACGGTGGTGCTGGTCGGCATCGTGAGCCTGGCGGCCATCGCCTTCACCCTCGATCAGATCGTCGACTACATCAACTACGGCGCCCTCATCGCGTTCACCTTCGTGAACATCTCGGTGATCGCCTGGTTCGCGGTTCGCCAGGGACGTCGACGGACGCCGCGCGACATCATCAACTACATCGTGATGCCCGCGATCGGCATGGCGCTGACCGGACTGCTGTGGGTGAACCTGGACGACCACGCGCTCATCGTCGGCCTCATCTGGACCGGGCTCGGGCTCGTGTATCTCGTCTTCCTCACCCGAGGGTTCCGTCGCCCCGTGGTGTCGTTCGATGAGAACCAGCCGGTCACCGGTTTCAACAAGATCGTCGAACCCGGGCCGCGCTCGCAGATCTGA
- a CDS encoding ABC transporter ATP-binding protein — translation MTAVIRTDALTKHYGRVHALDGLDLVVEAGQVHGFLGPNGAGKSTTIRILLGLARPTSGTATVLDADPWGDAARLHRRVASVPGDVSLWPNISGGEAIDLLSRLRGGGTGPRYAAARRRLCDAFQLDTRTKGRAYSKGNRQKVALIAAFAVPAELYIFDEPTSGLDPLMEVVFRQEVARVRDAGATVLLSSHILSEVELLCDRVSIVRAGRIVDTGSLAEMRHLTRTEVSFAASARATPVTAATVPGAEDVREEGGRISLTLASDAVALALPRLAELGAEGLRIAPPSVEELFLRHYGAGAEPSEGARR, via the coding sequence ATGACCGCCGTCATCCGCACGGACGCCCTCACGAAGCACTACGGCCGCGTGCACGCCCTCGACGGGCTCGACCTCGTCGTCGAGGCGGGCCAGGTGCACGGCTTCCTCGGCCCCAACGGCGCGGGCAAGTCGACCACCATCCGCATCCTCCTCGGCCTCGCACGTCCCACCTCGGGCACGGCGACCGTACTCGACGCCGACCCGTGGGGCGATGCCGCACGCCTGCATCGACGGGTGGCATCGGTTCCCGGCGACGTCAGTCTCTGGCCGAACATCTCCGGCGGCGAGGCCATCGATCTGCTCAGTCGCCTCCGCGGCGGGGGCACCGGCCCGCGCTACGCCGCCGCACGGCGGCGACTGTGCGACGCCTTCCAGCTCGACACCCGCACGAAGGGACGCGCCTACTCGAAGGGCAATCGGCAGAAGGTCGCGCTCATCGCCGCCTTCGCCGTCCCTGCCGAGCTCTACATCTTCGACGAGCCCACGAGCGGTCTGGATCCGCTGATGGAGGTGGTGTTCCGCCAGGAGGTGGCGCGAGTACGGGATGCCGGCGCCACGGTACTGCTGTCGAGCCACATCCTCTCGGAGGTCGAGCTGCTCTGCGACCGGGTGTCGATCGTACGGGCCGGGCGCATCGTCGACACGGGCTCTCTCGCCGAGATGCGCCATCTCACGCGCACCGAGGTGTCGTTCGCGGCATCCGCGCGCGCGACCCCGGTCACCGCCGCGACCGTGCCCGGCGCCGAGGACGTGCGGGAGGAGGGCGGGCGGATCTCGCTGACGCTCGCCAGCGATGCCGTCGCCCTCGCTCTGCCCCGCCTCGCCGAGCTCGGCGCCGAAGGACTGCGCATCGCGCCGCCGTCCGTGGAGGAGCTGTTCCTGCGCCACTACGGCGCGGGCGCAGAGCCGAGCGAAGGCGCCCGGCGGTGA
- a CDS encoding polyketide antibiotic transporter gives MRPFGLLLRQRLRRDAVSLTVWILGLAALAAAGYPGVRGSYGDEQERLALLATVMTNPVVLLFRGLPSGASESQLVSFLLLPWLLLVVALMCSFLAVRHTRGDEEDGRLELVSATPAGRTAPLASTAVHGIGVAVLSGAVVALLFIGNGAPLAGATLTGACCTLVGTVFLGVGLVAGELMPSSRAANALAVWILVGTFALAGTGNALGTPNADLTRMTSSALTWFSPFGWAENTRPFDADDPLPLAAAALTTFLLLGGCALLHARRDLGSSFVPPRVGRAEARPGFATHLALVVRQSRAAAVGWIVAGMLVGILSTSLAGLAGRIGQGNAAVTALLEALSGTSEDLSRGLVVIFFVMLGVIAACAATQTALRARQDETRGTAELILGTALTRTRWLADHISVAATAAALTIVAGIVGAAVGALTGGVGGGLLRDAAVAGAGQIVPACLFAAVTAALVVALPRAAVVLAWALLAVAAVVALFGPLFGLSASLVDASPFAAAPVPSGNGVDPRGVAVLVVVAASAALIALAGMRRRELRS, from the coding sequence GTGAGACCGTTCGGGCTGCTGCTGCGCCAGCGCCTGCGGCGCGACGCCGTATCGCTCACCGTCTGGATCCTCGGACTCGCCGCCCTGGCCGCGGCCGGATATCCGGGCGTGCGGGGGTCGTACGGCGACGAGCAGGAACGCCTGGCTCTGCTGGCCACGGTCATGACGAACCCCGTCGTGCTCCTGTTCCGTGGGCTTCCTTCCGGCGCGTCGGAGTCGCAGCTGGTCTCCTTCCTCCTGCTGCCCTGGCTGCTGCTCGTCGTCGCCCTCATGTGCTCGTTTCTGGCGGTGCGCCATACCCGCGGGGATGAGGAGGACGGCCGTCTCGAGTTGGTGTCGGCCACCCCGGCCGGGCGCACCGCGCCGCTCGCCTCGACCGCCGTGCACGGCATCGGCGTCGCCGTCCTCTCAGGCGCGGTGGTCGCTCTCCTCTTCATCGGCAATGGCGCGCCACTGGCGGGAGCAACACTGACGGGAGCATGCTGCACACTCGTCGGCACGGTCTTCCTCGGCGTCGGGCTCGTGGCCGGCGAACTCATGCCCTCCTCGCGCGCCGCCAACGCGCTGGCGGTGTGGATCCTGGTCGGCACGTTCGCCCTTGCCGGCACCGGGAATGCGCTCGGGACGCCGAACGCCGACCTCACCCGGATGACGAGCTCCGCCCTGACGTGGTTCTCGCCGTTCGGCTGGGCCGAAAACACCCGCCCGTTCGATGCCGACGACCCCCTTCCTTTGGCGGCCGCGGCACTCACGACGTTCCTCCTCCTCGGCGGGTGCGCCCTGCTGCACGCGCGCCGCGACCTGGGATCCTCCTTCGTCCCGCCACGCGTCGGTCGCGCCGAGGCTCGACCGGGCTTCGCGACACATCTGGCGCTGGTGGTGCGCCAGAGCCGTGCTGCGGCTGTCGGCTGGATCGTGGCAGGGATGCTCGTCGGTATTCTGTCGACGTCGCTCGCCGGTCTTGCCGGGCGGATCGGCCAGGGGAACGCGGCCGTCACCGCGCTGCTGGAGGCGTTGAGCGGAACGTCCGAGGACCTCTCACGCGGTCTGGTCGTGATCTTCTTCGTCATGCTCGGAGTCATCGCGGCGTGCGCCGCAACACAGACCGCTCTGCGCGCGCGCCAGGACGAGACCCGCGGCACGGCGGAGCTGATCCTCGGTACCGCGCTCACACGCACGCGGTGGCTCGCCGACCACATCTCGGTCGCCGCGACCGCCGCGGCCCTCACGATCGTGGCGGGAATCGTCGGCGCCGCTGTCGGAGCACTTACCGGGGGCGTCGGTGGCGGGCTCCTGCGCGATGCGGCGGTGGCCGGTGCGGGGCAGATCGTCCCGGCCTGCCTGTTCGCCGCGGTGACCGCCGCCCTGGTGGTCGCGCTTCCGCGTGCGGCGGTCGTGCTCGCGTGGGCGCTGCTGGCCGTCGCCGCCGTCGTCGCGCTGTTCGGCCCGCTCTTCGGTCTGAGTGCGTCACTCGTGGACGCCTCGCCCTTCGCCGCCGCTCCCGTACCGAGCGGAAACGGCGTCGATCCGCGCGGCGTCGCCGTGCTCGTGGTGGTCGCGGCATCCGCGGCGCTCATCGCGCTCGCGGGCATGCGCCGCCGCGAGCTCCGGTCCTGA
- a CDS encoding pyruvate, water dikinase regulatory protein produces MTTTPRAAYFVSDSTGITAETLGRALLVNFPGVSFRHHTVPFVDSAEGAAAVAREIDRAADAGLQPLVFHTVRSPAVARVLGGARATHIDLLSGHLTELEAALGTTASEQLGSFHTVGDTEQYFARMRAVEYAIEHDDGQSMRALDQADVLIVAPSRCGKTPTTMYLALQYGLLVANYPLTDDDFPTEGLPRAIAPFAARCFGLTTTPLRLSQVRHERRPDSTYASLAQCTLELRRAEDLYRRTHIPFVNSSTKSVEEMSAVIMQSLKLRA; encoded by the coding sequence GTGACCACCACGCCCCGTGCCGCCTACTTCGTCTCCGACTCGACGGGCATCACCGCGGAGACGCTGGGGCGGGCTCTGCTCGTCAACTTCCCGGGTGTGTCGTTTCGTCACCACACCGTGCCGTTCGTCGACTCGGCCGAGGGCGCCGCCGCGGTCGCCCGAGAGATCGACCGAGCGGCGGATGCCGGGCTGCAGCCCCTCGTGTTCCACACCGTACGCTCCCCCGCCGTGGCGCGCGTGCTCGGCGGCGCGCGGGCGACGCACATCGATCTGCTGAGCGGCCATCTCACCGAGCTGGAGGCGGCGCTTGGAACGACCGCGTCCGAGCAGCTCGGCTCCTTCCACACGGTCGGCGACACCGAGCAGTACTTTGCCCGGATGCGCGCGGTCGAATACGCCATCGAGCACGACGACGGCCAGAGCATGCGCGCTCTCGATCAGGCCGACGTCCTGATCGTCGCGCCATCGCGCTGTGGCAAGACGCCGACGACCATGTACCTGGCCCTGCAGTACGGGCTTCTCGTGGCGAACTACCCGCTGACCGACGACGACTTTCCCACCGAGGGTCTACCGCGAGCGATCGCCCCGTTCGCGGCGCGCTGCTTCGGGCTGACGACGACACCGCTGCGACTCAGCCAGGTGCGTCACGAGCGCAGGCCCGACTCGACCTACGCGAGCCTCGCGCAGTGCACCCTCGAGCTGCGGCGCGCCGAGGACCTCTACCGGCGTACCCATATCCCGTTCGTGAACTCGTCGACCAAGAGCGTCGAGGAGATGTCCGCCGTGATCATGCAGTCCCTCAAGCTGCGTGCCTGA
- the ppsA gene encoding phosphoenolpyruvate synthase: MSSILWFDQLGMADLPAVGGKNASLGEMVSHLAAAGVSVPGGFATTADAYREFLAEGGLRERIAAAIAEVDVEDVAALTHAGTQIRAWVEEQPLPADLESSIRTAYERLTAEHPGASFAVRSSATAEDLPDASFAGQQETFLNVAGIDNVLAAIRSVFASLYNDRAIAYRAHHGFDHDEVALSAGIQKMVRSDVGAAGVMFTVDTESGFENAVFITSSYGLGEAVVQGAVNPDEFYVSKVALRAGRPAVLKRSVGEKAIAMRYTDAREAGASTRFEDVPTAERRRFSIDDADLVELARQALIIEEHYGRPMDIEWGKDGVDGRLYILQARPETVVSRVEAGVIRRFVLDARGKVVTAGRAIGQRIGAGPVRVLRSLDQMADFQPGEVLIADMTDPDWEPIMKRASAIVTNRGGRTCHAAIIARELGIPAVVGTGDATAALVDGEEVTVSCAEGDTGFVYRGILPFEEEVTRLDSMPEAPVKIMMNVGTPDQAFSFSRLPHRGVGLARLEFIINRQIGIHPRALLEFDALDGELRARVADATAAYDAPRDYFVRRVAEGVSMIAAAFWPEPVIVRLSDFKSNEYANLVGGELYEPHEENPMLGYRGASRYISPDFRACFDMECEALRFVREEMGFTNVQVMVPFVRTVGEGHAVVELLAENGLRRGENDLKVIMMCELPSNALLADQFLEFFDGFSIGSNDMTQLTLGLDRDSALVASTFDERDPAVLRLLSMAISACRAAGKYVGICGQGPSDHPDLAEWLVAEGIESVSLNPDTVVETWLQLSKTVEATAPQAG, from the coding sequence ATGAGCAGCATCCTCTGGTTCGACCAGCTCGGCATGGCCGACCTCCCCGCCGTGGGCGGAAAGAACGCGTCGCTCGGCGAGATGGTGTCCCACCTCGCCGCCGCCGGGGTGAGCGTTCCCGGCGGCTTCGCCACGACCGCCGACGCCTATCGCGAGTTCCTGGCCGAAGGCGGGCTGCGCGAACGCATCGCGGCGGCGATCGCCGAGGTCGATGTCGAGGATGTCGCGGCCCTCACCCACGCCGGTACCCAGATCCGCGCGTGGGTGGAGGAGCAGCCCTTGCCCGCAGATCTCGAGTCGTCGATCCGCACCGCGTACGAGCGGCTGACGGCGGAGCACCCCGGTGCCTCGTTCGCGGTGCGCTCCTCGGCGACCGCTGAGGACCTGCCCGACGCCTCTTTCGCCGGGCAGCAGGAGACCTTCCTCAACGTCGCCGGCATCGACAACGTCCTGGCTGCGATCCGCTCGGTGTTCGCGTCGCTGTACAACGACCGTGCCATCGCGTACCGCGCTCACCACGGGTTCGACCACGACGAGGTCGCCCTGTCGGCCGGCATCCAGAAGATGGTGCGTTCCGACGTGGGCGCTGCCGGTGTCATGTTCACCGTCGACACCGAATCGGGCTTCGAGAACGCCGTCTTCATCACCAGTTCGTACGGACTCGGCGAGGCCGTCGTGCAGGGAGCGGTCAACCCCGACGAGTTCTACGTCTCGAAGGTGGCACTGCGCGCGGGCCGTCCGGCGGTGCTCAAGCGCTCGGTCGGCGAGAAGGCCATCGCGATGCGCTACACCGATGCGCGCGAAGCGGGAGCCTCGACGCGGTTCGAAGACGTTCCGACGGCAGAGCGTCGACGGTTCTCGATCGATGACGCCGACCTGGTCGAGCTCGCGCGCCAGGCGCTGATCATCGAGGAGCACTACGGCCGGCCGATGGACATCGAGTGGGGCAAGGACGGCGTCGATGGTCGGCTCTACATCCTGCAGGCTCGACCCGAGACGGTCGTCTCGCGCGTCGAAGCCGGGGTCATCCGCCGCTTCGTGCTGGACGCGCGCGGTAAGGTCGTGACGGCCGGGCGGGCGATCGGTCAGCGCATCGGCGCGGGACCGGTGCGAGTGCTGCGCAGTCTCGACCAGATGGCCGACTTCCAGCCGGGTGAGGTGCTCATCGCCGACATGACCGATCCCGACTGGGAGCCCATCATGAAGCGCGCGAGTGCCATCGTGACCAATCGCGGCGGTCGCACGTGCCACGCCGCGATCATCGCGCGCGAGCTCGGCATTCCCGCCGTCGTCGGCACGGGCGATGCCACCGCCGCGCTCGTGGACGGAGAGGAGGTCACCGTCTCGTGCGCGGAGGGCGACACCGGGTTCGTGTACCGCGGCATCCTTCCGTTCGAGGAGGAGGTGACCCGGCTGGATTCCATGCCGGAGGCGCCGGTGAAGATCATGATGAACGTCGGCACGCCCGACCAGGCCTTCTCGTTCTCACGACTGCCGCACCGTGGTGTCGGGCTGGCGCGGCTGGAGTTCATCATCAATCGACAGATCGGCATCCATCCGCGAGCGCTGCTGGAGTTCGACGCGCTGGACGGCGAGCTGCGCGCCCGCGTGGCCGACGCGACCGCCGCCTACGACGCGCCGCGCGACTACTTCGTGCGGCGGGTCGCGGAGGGCGTGTCGATGATCGCGGCGGCGTTCTGGCCCGAGCCGGTGATCGTGCGTCTCAGCGACTTCAAGTCGAACGAGTACGCCAACCTCGTCGGTGGCGAGCTGTACGAGCCGCACGAGGAGAACCCGATGCTCGGCTACCGCGGCGCCTCGCGCTACATCTCGCCCGACTTCCGCGCGTGCTTCGACATGGAGTGCGAGGCGCTCCGGTTCGTGCGCGAGGAGATGGGCTTCACCAACGTGCAGGTGATGGTGCCGTTCGTGCGCACCGTCGGCGAAGGGCACGCGGTGGTCGAGTTGCTCGCCGAGAACGGGCTGCGTCGCGGCGAGAACGACCTCAAGGTCATCATGATGTGCGAGCTGCCCTCGAACGCGCTGCTCGCGGATCAGTTCCTGGAGTTCTTCGACGGATTCTCGATCGGGTCGAACGACATGACCCAGCTGACGCTGGGGCTCGATCGCGATTCGGCGCTCGTGGCCTCCACGTTCGATGAGCGCGATCCGGCCGTGCTGCGCCTGCTGTCGATGGCGATCAGCGCGTGCCGTGCGGCAGGGAAGTACGTCGGCATCTGCGGACAGGGCCCGTCGGATCATCCGGACCTCGCCGAATGGCTCGTCGCGGAGGGGATCGAGTCCGTCTCGCTCAACCCCGACACGGTCGTCGAGACGTGGCTGCAACTGTCGAAGACCGTGGAGGCGACAGCTCCGCAGGCCGGGTGA
- a CDS encoding PLP-dependent aminotransferase family protein yields the protein MNAHDRATSPRVVTRLADTDRAAAVSPTALAARLGRWADSDGSLTASLAAALRALVSSGELRPGDRLPSERALAAAVAVSRGTVVAAYAALADSGVLERRQGSGTRVAGAAIALPARRSQGESLFQAAPAAIDLLRAVPRIPARTIEIVRGFDAALVAATATDSDPAGLPEVRERIARLLSDDGTPTTPEQVIVTSGAQQALSLVIDELVSPGDIVLSEELSWPGLVDPVRRRGARVHGVPMTPDGVDVDALETAIVALRPVLIALNPHHHNPTGSRMPPASRLAVAELSARYGVRVIEDRVLANISFDGVVPVSLAALRPDAPVIVVDSLSKWAWLGLRIGWARADPVLIRRLRASRQLVDQAASLPAQHMALGLLDNAPALRRDASATHAAALERLVPMMHEHLPGWTFDVPRGGLSLWARLPSGSATAFARRAALAGVAVAGGSEFSASAPADDHLRIPFTSPDELLHAAIERLGRVWRAE from the coding sequence ATGAACGCTCACGACAGGGCCACTTCGCCGCGAGTGGTCACACGATTGGCCGATACGGACCGTGCCGCAGCGGTGTCTCCCACGGCGCTGGCGGCACGGCTGGGTCGCTGGGCCGACTCCGATGGGTCTCTGACTGCGAGTCTGGCCGCTGCTCTGCGGGCGCTCGTGAGCTCGGGAGAACTGCGCCCGGGTGACAGACTGCCCTCGGAGCGCGCGCTCGCCGCGGCCGTCGCGGTATCGCGCGGCACCGTGGTCGCGGCCTACGCCGCGCTCGCCGACAGCGGCGTGCTGGAACGGCGCCAGGGCAGCGGCACGCGCGTCGCGGGCGCCGCGATCGCGCTGCCGGCCCGGCGCTCGCAGGGCGAGAGCCTCTTCCAGGCCGCGCCCGCCGCCATCGACCTCCTGCGCGCGGTGCCGCGCATCCCTGCGCGCACGATCGAGATCGTGCGCGGGTTCGATGCCGCCCTCGTCGCCGCGACGGCCACCGATTCCGACCCCGCGGGCCTGCCCGAGGTGCGCGAGCGTATCGCGCGACTGCTGTCCGACGACGGCACGCCGACGACGCCCGAGCAGGTGATCGTCACCAGCGGCGCCCAGCAGGCGCTGAGCCTCGTGATCGACGAGCTCGTCTCTCCGGGTGACATCGTGCTGAGCGAGGAGCTCAGTTGGCCGGGTCTCGTCGACCCAGTCCGGCGGCGAGGAGCGCGCGTGCACGGGGTGCCGATGACGCCGGACGGCGTCGACGTGGATGCCCTGGAGACCGCGATCGTGGCCCTGCGCCCTGTCCTCATCGCCCTCAACCCCCACCACCACAACCCGACCGGATCACGCATGCCTCCGGCATCGCGTCTGGCTGTCGCTGAACTCTCCGCCCGCTACGGCGTGCGTGTCATCGAAGACCGCGTACTCGCGAACATCTCCTTCGACGGCGTCGTTCCCGTATCGCTCGCGGCGCTGCGGCCGGATGCGCCCGTGATCGTCGTCGACTCGTTGTCGAAATGGGCGTGGCTGGGACTGCGCATCGGGTGGGCGCGCGCTGATCCCGTGCTCATCCGGCGGCTGCGCGCATCGCGGCAGCTCGTCGACCAGGCCGCCAGCCTCCCGGCGCAGCACATGGCGTTGGGTCTTCTCGACAACGCGCCCGCCCTGCGCCGCGACGCGAGCGCCACCCACGCCGCGGCGCTGGAGCGGTTGGTCCCGATGATGCACGAGCACCTTCCGGGCTGGACCTTCGACGTGCCGCGCGGCGGCCTCTCGCTCTGGGCGCGCCTGCCCTCGGGTTCGGCGACCGCATTTGCGCGGCGTGCGGCTCTGGCGGGCGTCGCGGTCGCCGGCGGGTCGGAGTTCTCGGCATCCGCACCCGCCGACGACCACCTCCGCATCCCGTTCACCTCTCCCGACGAGCTGCTCCACGCCGCGATCGAGCGGCTCGGGCGGGTGTGGCGCGCGGAGTGA
- a CDS encoding MBL fold metallo-hydrolase, with the protein MTSPRPVLTLVGGPTAIIEYAGIRVLTDPTFDEPGDYPSGTVTLHKLTGPALTPDDVGRIDVVLLSHDQHPDNLDAAGRAFLARATTVLSTPAAASRIEGVHGLASWQCHTVGSVEIIAVPALHGPAGAEELSGPVTGFVLRAAGEPVVYVSGDNADSALVAEIVERIGPIDIAVLFTGAANVGRFGDSDLTLNARTAVEAARALGEAIIVPVHAEGWHHFTETIDRLEREFAYAGLADRLRVPTAGVPFAL; encoded by the coding sequence ATGACCTCACCGCGCCCCGTGCTCACTCTCGTCGGCGGTCCCACGGCGATCATCGAGTACGCCGGCATCCGCGTCCTCACGGATCCGACGTTCGACGAGCCGGGTGACTACCCGTCGGGAACGGTGACGCTGCACAAGCTCACCGGTCCTGCCCTGACGCCCGACGACGTCGGCCGGATCGACGTCGTGCTCCTGTCGCACGACCAGCATCCCGACAACCTGGATGCCGCGGGCCGCGCGTTCCTGGCGCGCGCCACCACCGTGCTCTCCACGCCCGCAGCGGCCTCGCGCATCGAGGGCGTCCACGGCCTCGCGTCGTGGCAGTGCCACACCGTCGGCAGTGTCGAGATCATCGCCGTCCCGGCTCTCCACGGTCCGGCCGGCGCCGAGGAGCTTTCCGGGCCGGTGACGGGTTTCGTCCTGCGCGCCGCGGGCGAGCCCGTCGTCTACGTCTCCGGCGACAATGCCGATAGTGCGCTCGTCGCCGAGATCGTCGAACGCATCGGCCCGATCGACATCGCCGTCCTGTTCACCGGTGCGGCCAACGTCGGGCGTTTCGGCGACAGCGACCTCACCCTCAACGCGCGCACCGCGGTCGAGGCCGCACGGGCGTTGGGCGAGGCGATCATCGTTCCGGTGCATGCCGAGGGATGGCACCATTTCACCGAGACGATCGACCGCCTCGAGCGTGAGTTCGCCTACGCGGGACTCGCCGACAGGTTGCGTGTGCCTACCGCCGGCGTGCCGTTCGCGCTCTGA
- a CDS encoding HNH endonuclease signature motif containing protein — MKVVDGSSSPDVPGGWDAVEDDAFPCDPGWVPPDAVDLVCDADAMVAVFAAERYRRVATYRREALADAAGRGRGLIDVAERAIRLELAAALRVTEHAAGMLIAEAQALETRYPAALAALGAARVTERHVHVLVELLDPLAATERDAVFPRALVLAEAEPVGTFRRRLRALIDQTRVESLPERHERALDERRVFVEPADDGMAWLNAYLPAVEAHAIHGRLTAIAKAVTAADGDERTLEQARADVFGDLLIDGTCTAHPDAARGIRATVVVTVPALALLDASTDALNCGVAVVDGVGPIPIDRARELCGGGDGWMRILTHPDTGAVVSVGRERYRPPPALQQLARWRAARCMAPGCGMPADRCDLDHTLAWEHGGHTALTNLAPLCRGHHTVKHHGGWQVRQLSEGTSSGSLEWISPYGRRYVVAPERTLPVFTH; from the coding sequence ATGAAGGTCGTCGACGGTAGTTCCTCCCCGGATGTTCCGGGCGGGTGGGATGCCGTCGAAGACGATGCGTTTCCGTGCGATCCGGGCTGGGTTCCGCCCGATGCGGTGGACCTGGTCTGTGATGCGGATGCGATGGTCGCCGTTTTCGCCGCGGAACGCTACCGACGGGTCGCCACGTACCGGCGAGAAGCTCTCGCAGACGCTGCTGGTCGCGGTCGGGGCCTCATCGATGTGGCCGAGCGGGCGATCCGGTTGGAACTCGCGGCGGCGCTGCGGGTCACGGAGCATGCCGCCGGGATGCTGATCGCCGAGGCGCAGGCGCTCGAGACCCGCTACCCCGCCGCGCTGGCCGCGTTGGGGGCGGCGCGGGTGACGGAACGGCACGTGCACGTGTTGGTCGAACTGCTCGACCCGCTCGCCGCGACCGAGCGCGACGCGGTCTTTCCGCGGGCGCTCGTCCTCGCGGAGGCGGAACCGGTCGGCACATTCCGTCGCCGGCTGCGGGCGCTGATCGACCAGACCCGTGTGGAGAGCCTCCCGGAGCGGCACGAGCGGGCGCTGGACGAGCGGCGGGTGTTCGTGGAACCGGCGGACGACGGGATGGCATGGCTGAACGCCTACCTCCCGGCGGTGGAAGCCCACGCCATCCACGGACGGCTCACCGCGATCGCGAAGGCGGTGACTGCTGCTGACGGCGATGAGCGCACGCTGGAGCAGGCGCGCGCAGACGTGTTCGGCGACCTGCTGATCGACGGCACCTGCACCGCTCACCCGGACGCCGCCCGCGGCATCCGAGCCACCGTCGTCGTCACCGTTCCCGCCCTTGCCCTCCTCGACGCATCCACCGATGCTCTGAACTGCGGGGTCGCCGTCGTCGACGGTGTCGGGCCGATCCCGATCGACAGAGCCCGCGAGCTGTGCGGCGGGGGAGACGGGTGGATGCGGATCCTCACCCACCCCGACACCGGCGCCGTCGTCTCCGTCGGGCGAGAACGCTACCGGCCCCCACCCGCGCTGCAGCAGCTCGCCCGCTGGCGCGCGGCGCGGTGCATGGCACCTGGCTGCGGAATGCCCGCCGACCGATGCGACCTCGACCACACCCTCGCCTGGGAACACGGCGGCCATACCGCGCTGACCAACCTCGCCCCACTGTGTCGCGGACACCACACCGTCAAACACCACGGTGGCTGGCAGGTGCGCCAACTCAGCGAGGGCACCTCTTCCGGATCGCTCGAATGGATCTCCCCCTACGGACGCCGGTACGTGGTCGCGCCCGAACGCACCCTCCCCGTCTTCACCCACTGA